In Rheinheimera sp. MM224, one DNA window encodes the following:
- a CDS encoding DUF692 domain-containing protein has protein sequence MTRVPAIQGAGLGLRRGLLPELLTMDTHAVDFLECAPENWIDVGGAYGLQLMSLAERFPLSCHGLSLSLGGPAPLDMQLLQRTRAFLDRYQVPLFSEHLSYCSDEGHLYDLLPLPFTDEAVLHVAARIRQVQEVLGRRIAVENISYYGAPFQALAEIDFLKAVMSEADCDLLLDVNNLYVNSINHNYDAAAYLAALPADRVVYMHVAGHYDEAADLKIDTHGAPVKNDVWSLLRQAYQRFGAVPSLLERDFNFPPLSELLGEVSQIRQLQQQGVRHG, from the coding sequence ATGACTAGAGTTCCTGCTATACAAGGTGCTGGCCTGGGTTTACGCCGGGGCTTGTTGCCTGAATTACTGACCATGGATACCCATGCGGTTGATTTTCTTGAATGTGCGCCGGAGAATTGGATAGATGTCGGTGGTGCTTATGGCCTGCAACTGATGAGCCTTGCGGAGCGTTTTCCACTGAGCTGTCATGGCTTGTCCTTGTCGTTAGGAGGCCCTGCGCCACTGGATATGCAGCTGTTGCAACGCACCCGTGCTTTTCTCGACCGTTATCAGGTGCCTCTGTTCAGTGAGCATCTGAGCTATTGCTCCGATGAAGGCCACTTATACGATTTATTGCCTCTGCCTTTTACGGACGAAGCGGTGTTGCATGTGGCGGCGCGTATCCGTCAGGTGCAGGAGGTGCTTGGGCGACGTATTGCGGTGGAGAATATCTCTTATTATGGCGCGCCTTTTCAGGCCTTGGCTGAAATTGATTTCTTAAAAGCAGTGATGAGCGAAGCCGATTGTGATTTGCTGTTGGATGTTAACAATTTATACGTGAATTCCATCAATCATAACTATGACGCTGCGGCCTATCTGGCGGCTCTTCCGGCTGATCGGGTGGTTTATATGCATGTGGCGGGTCACTATGACGAAGCGGCTGATTTGAAGATAGACACTCATGGCGCGCCTGTAAAAAACGATGTCTGGAGTTTACTGCGGCAGGCTTATCAGCGTTTTGGCGCTGTGCCATCGCTGCTGGAGCGGGACTTTAACTTTCCGCCTTTGTCGGAGTTATTGGGGGAAGTGTCACAGATACGCCAGTTGCAACAGCAGGGAGTCCGCCATGGATAA